In Verrucomicrobiia bacterium, the genomic window GGCGGGCAGACCAACAGGGTCCAATTCCCCGCGCGGTCCCAATGCCGCTGAAAATCCTCCAGGTGCATTTCATACCGCGCTCGCGTGTCGGAATGCACGATCACGACCTGCCGGAACCTGTCCCAACCGAGCACCAGGAAGTAGTGCGGTTGGTCACCGAATTTTCCGAGCACGAGAAGCGGGACACCGGCGTCCAGTTTCTCGCGGAGGTCGTCGAGTGAGCCGCGGTACTGACGCACCCAAAGGTTGAAGCGGCGGGCGTACTCGCCGAGTTCACTGGTGAGCGTGCCGCCGATGTCGGGCAAATAGATCGCGTCGGCGATTTCATCCTGGGTAACGGGATGGCCGTAGTAATTCGCGAGCATCGCCAGCGCCGCAGGGCCGCAATAGCTTGGTTTCTGGGCGATGAATGGGACATCGAGGACGTCGTCCGCCGCTTGAGCAAAGGGCGCGGCTGAGAGGAAGATAAAGAAACTTACCAACCAAAGAGAATAGCGAGTATTGAGCATCAGCCGATGCGGAAGGAAATGTCGCGGACAGCCTTTTTGCCGAGACGCTCCTGGACTTTTTGTAGAATGAGCGGCTTGGAGTAGCGCGTAATTTCCTGCAGCCACATGGGGTGATCGCAGGCGACGATCAGCAGGCCGTTCTTAAGGCTGACCGGCTGCGCGTGGCGGGCGATGTCGCTGCCCACGATGGTGGGCCAAAGGAAGAAAACCTGCGATTGCTGGAGCCGCTCTCCGAGACCGAGTTGCTTCATCACGAGCGGGACGAGTTGGTTCGCGGAATTCGCCGACTTTTGGCCATGCGCGTCGCCATCGCCGAAGGATGGCCGCCATTCGTGGAGGACTTTGGCTCGCAGCGCGGGCGTCATTGCGCGTGCGGCTGCGAAGATGGTTGCGCGGGGGTCACGGCGGCGGCTTCCACGCCATCGCTGCCGATGGCCTCGACAGGACAGCCTTCCATCGCTTCCTTGCAAAGGGCGTCCTCGTCGGGCGAAGTCGGCTGCTTGTAGACGTAGCTGTAGCCACCATCTTCGTTCCGCGTGAAATTATCCGGGGCCGTTTCGCGGCACAGATCACAATCGATGCACTGGTCGTCCACGTAGAACTTCCCGGGCACGTTTTCCGGATACCGATTTGCAAATACAGCCATGTTCCCCACTCTCCGTTAGCGTCGTGATTATAGCAGGGTGGAATGCCGGTTCAACAGCATTTTTCCCCGAAAGCGCTAACGCTCTTCGCATTGGCGGAGAGGTGAGTTCAATTACTGCCTCGTATCTCCGGAGGGTTTGGCCCGAAACCCAACTGTCAGCGTAGCCCTGAGGTTTTTCCAGCGTCCTTCAGAATGCTCAGTACTTCTGGATCATGCCGAGGATCTTGACCGGTGAAGTATTCCCTGGGGAAACCTAATTGCAGTTGCAATTCCGTATTTACCACGTGTGTGGGCTTGACGATTACTACTCCGTCGAAAGGCATGGAAGACCAATCCCACCACAAAGCACCCCTGAAGACACGTCTCTTGCCGACCATAAGAACAAACGACCTTCCATCAGGCAACCTGAGTCGACGGATTGCTTCGTATGCTGTGTCATTTAAGATGAAACGGTCTGAATCGATATCATAATGTAAAACGTCGTCGGAAGTGAATAAGGGTACATCTTCCAACTCGATTTGTGAAAGTGGAACATTCGTTGAGGAATGAGCGTCTTTCTCTCCTTTAGCCAGGCATACTTCCACTTTGTCCTTCGATTTCGTATCTTGCTTGCGCGCTTCTTCCGTCGCTGCGGAGCCGTTGTGAACAAGCATCGTCACTACAGCGCAGAGCAAAATGATACTGAGCGGTTTATTCGGCATAGAACCTAATGCCATTACCAGAAAAGGGGCCAGTCCCGCATAATCGTGTATTTGCAGTCATTGAGCGTTGCCCAGCCAGTTGACGACCGAACCAACGGCCCCATCTTAAGCTGTTGCGCTATCCGGCTCAAGGTCATTGAGGAAACAGGGTCAGATTTGAACGGCGGCTTGCCCCACCATCGGATTGGAGCCGGGCGGAGCAAGGAGTCGAACGCAGGCTAAAGCCTGCGACTACGGTATGGGCGGATTCCACGGCAACGACAGAGACCATTGCGCTTCAGATCGCTGAAGCGCGTCTCGTCCAACTCGGCTCCGACTTCGCTCAGGGTGACAGGCGCGGAATCGGGTGATGATAGGGATATTTCTTCTGGACATCGATTTCCGATAGTTGTATAGTGCGGCCATGTTCTCTGAACCTGAGAATATGAGAGTGAGTCGCAACCAACCCCACGGCGGTGGCAGGAAAAAACAGGCGGGACGCCCGCGCCACTACGGAGAAGCGGCCGCAGAGAACATGCGTTTCTGCGAAACGAACCGGATTCATTTCAGCGTGAAAACAGGGGGTAATCTATTGTGGTGGAATCGGATGCGAAGCAAAGCAGTGGAAATTCCAATCCGGTTCGTTTGGAACGATTCCGCGGGGATTTCGACCCTACTTTTTGAGCGCCTTTTCGATCAGTTCGACGCTGCGGGTGGTGGCGCCAACGTTGGCTTGGATGACACGGTGGGCGGTGGCGACGATCGATTGACGGCGATCGGGATTTTTCAGGAGTTCCTCCACGGCGCGGCGGAGAGCTTCGGCGTCCGCGACCTGAACGCAAGCGCCGGCGGCGACGAACTCGCCGGCAATCGCTCGGAAATTCTGCATGTTGGGCCCGAAGATGACGGGATGACCACTGGCGGCGGCCTCGACGATGTTCTGGCCGCCCTGCCCCACGAGGCTTTTGCCGACGAAGATGGCGGTCGCGATCTTGTAAAACCATTTCAGTTCGCCCGTGGTGTTGACGATGAGGCAATCGTACGGCTTGGCGGTCTGTTCGAGCCGCGAGTTGATCTCAGAACGG contains:
- a CDS encoding DUF721 domain-containing protein — encoded protein: MTPALRAKVLHEWRPSFGDGDAHGQKSANSANQLVPLVMKQLGLGERLQQSQVFFLWPTIVGSDIARHAQPVSLKNGLLIVACDHPMWLQEITRYSKPLILQKVQERLGKKAVRDISFRIG
- a CDS encoding ferredoxin, which produces MAVFANRYPENVPGKFYVDDQCIDCDLCRETAPDNFTRNEDGGYSYVYKQPTSPDEDALCKEAMEGCPVEAIGSDGVEAAAVTPAQPSSQPHAQ